One stretch of Chaetodon auriga isolate fChaAug3 chromosome 18, fChaAug3.hap1, whole genome shotgun sequence DNA includes these proteins:
- the yy1b gene encoding transcriptional repressor protein YY1b isoform X2, with translation MASGDTLYIETDGSEMPAEIVELHEIEVETIPVETIETTVVGGDDDDDDGQPMIALQPLVTDDPSSIHHHQEVILVQTREEVVGGDDSDLHTDGGSGFEDQILIPVPAPGVEDEYIEQTLVTVAGKSSVGRVKRGGGTGGKKAGKKSYLSGAEAGGRKWEQKQVQIKTLEGEFSVTMWASDDNKDIDHESVVEEQIVGENSPPDYSEYMTGKKLPPGGIPGIDLSDPKQLAEFARMKPRKVKEDDAPRTIACPHKGCTKMFRDNSAMRKHLHTHGPRVHVCAECGKAFVESSKLKRHQLVHTGEKPFQCTFEGCGKRFSLDFNLRTHVRIHTGDRPYVCPFDGCNKKFAQSTNLKSHILTHAKAKNNQ, from the exons ATGGCATCCGGAGATACGCTGTACATTGAGACAGACGGCTCGGAGATGCCGGCCGAGATCGTGGAGCTCCACGAGATAGAGGTGGAAACGATACCGGTGGAGACTATCGAGACCACGGTGGTCGGCGGggatgacgacgacgacgatggGCAGCCCATGATCGCGCTCCAGCCGCTGGTCACCGACGACCCCAGCTCGATCCACCACCATCAGGAGGTGATCCTGGTCCAGACCCGGGAGGAGGTGGTCGGTGGGGATGATTCGGACCTGCACACAGACGGCGGCAGCGGGTTCGAGGACCAGATCCTCATCCCGGTACCGGCTCCTGGGGTGGAGGATGAGTACATCGAACAGACTTTGGTGACTGTGGCTGGGAAGAGCTCAGTGGGTCGGGTGAAACGGGGAGGCGGCACTGGAGGCAAGAAAGCAGGCAAAAAGAGCTATTTAAGTGGCGCGGAGGCTGGCGGAAGAAAATGGGAACAGAAGCAGGTGCAAATAAAGACACTGGAGGGGGAATTTTCTGTTACAATGTGGGCGTCGG ATGACAATAAAGACATTGACCATGAGTCGGTGGTGGAGGAGCAGATCGTCGGGGAGAACTCCCCTCCGGACTACTCCGAGTACATGACGGGGAAGAagctgccccctggtggcatCCCGGGGATCGACCTCTCAGACCCCAAACAGCTGGCAGAGTTTGccag GATGAAGCCCAGGAAAGTCAAAGAGGACGATGCTCCCCGGACGATAGCCTGTCCTCATAAA GGCTGCACAAAGATGTTCAGGGATAACTCAGCCATGAGGAAGCATCTCCACACCCACGGCCCTCGCGTGCACGTCTGCGCAGAGTGCGGCAAGGCATTTGTCGAGAGCTCCAAACTCAAACGTCACCAACTCgttcacacaggagagaaacccttCCAG tgCACCTTTGAAGGCTGTGGGAAGCGGTTTTCTCTGGACTTCAACCTGCGCACACACGTGCGGATCCACACTGGAGACCGGCCCTACGTCTGCCCCTTCGACGGCTGCAATAAGAAGTTCGCGCAGTCGACCAACCTAAAGTCTCACATTCTCACACACGCCAAAGCCAAAAATAACCAATGA
- the yy1b gene encoding transcriptional repressor protein YY1b isoform X1 has product MASGDTLYIETDGSEMPAEIVELHEIEVETIPVETIETTVVGGDDDDDDGQPMIALQPLVTDDPSSIHHHQEVILVQTREEVVGGDDSDLHTDGGSGFEDQILIPVPAPGVEDEYIEQTLVTVAGKSSVGRVKRGGGTGGKKAGKKSYLSGAEAGGRKWEQKQVQIKTLEGEFSVTMWASDIDHESVVEEQIVGENSPPDYSEYMTGKKLPPGGIPGIDLSDPKQLAEFARMKPRKVKEDDAPRTIACPHKGCTKMFRDNSAMRKHLHTHGPRVHVCAECGKAFVESSKLKRHQLVHTGEKPFQCTFEGCGKRFSLDFNLRTHVRIHTGDRPYVCPFDGCNKKFAQSTNLKSHILTHAKAKNNQ; this is encoded by the exons ATGGCATCCGGAGATACGCTGTACATTGAGACAGACGGCTCGGAGATGCCGGCCGAGATCGTGGAGCTCCACGAGATAGAGGTGGAAACGATACCGGTGGAGACTATCGAGACCACGGTGGTCGGCGGggatgacgacgacgacgatggGCAGCCCATGATCGCGCTCCAGCCGCTGGTCACCGACGACCCCAGCTCGATCCACCACCATCAGGAGGTGATCCTGGTCCAGACCCGGGAGGAGGTGGTCGGTGGGGATGATTCGGACCTGCACACAGACGGCGGCAGCGGGTTCGAGGACCAGATCCTCATCCCGGTACCGGCTCCTGGGGTGGAGGATGAGTACATCGAACAGACTTTGGTGACTGTGGCTGGGAAGAGCTCAGTGGGTCGGGTGAAACGGGGAGGCGGCACTGGAGGCAAGAAAGCAGGCAAAAAGAGCTATTTAAGTGGCGCGGAGGCTGGCGGAAGAAAATGGGAACAGAAGCAGGTGCAAATAAAGACACTGGAGGGGGAATTTTCTGTTACAATGTGGGCGTCGG ACATTGACCATGAGTCGGTGGTGGAGGAGCAGATCGTCGGGGAGAACTCCCCTCCGGACTACTCCGAGTACATGACGGGGAAGAagctgccccctggtggcatCCCGGGGATCGACCTCTCAGACCCCAAACAGCTGGCAGAGTTTGccag GATGAAGCCCAGGAAAGTCAAAGAGGACGATGCTCCCCGGACGATAGCCTGTCCTCATAAA GGCTGCACAAAGATGTTCAGGGATAACTCAGCCATGAGGAAGCATCTCCACACCCACGGCCCTCGCGTGCACGTCTGCGCAGAGTGCGGCAAGGCATTTGTCGAGAGCTCCAAACTCAAACGTCACCAACTCgttcacacaggagagaaacccttCCAG tgCACCTTTGAAGGCTGTGGGAAGCGGTTTTCTCTGGACTTCAACCTGCGCACACACGTGCGGATCCACACTGGAGACCGGCCCTACGTCTGCCCCTTCGACGGCTGCAATAAGAAGTTCGCGCAGTCGACCAACCTAAAGTCTCACATTCTCACACACGCCAAAGCCAAAAATAACCAATGA